The following DNA comes from Candidatus Methylomirabilota bacterium.
AGCTGCTCGCCCAGAGCCCGTTCCGGCGCTCGGAGTATTTCAAGCGCTTCGCCTCCGGCGCCCTTCCCCGGGAGGCGGTGTGGTCACACATCGCCCAGCACTACCTCCTGATCGCCTGGTTTCCCCGGATCTTCAGCGGCATCCACACCCGCTGCGAGGACTTCGAGGTCCGCAAGGACTGCGCGCGACACCTGCTCGTCGAGGATCTCGGTTACTTCGACGGGCGGGTCGGCGGCACGCCTGACCACGACGAGCTCTTCCGCCGGATCGGCGACGACCTCGGTTACCCGCGCGACGTGTACGCCGGCATCGAGCCCGTCCCCGAGATGGCCGCGATCATCGACTTCTTCCGGCGGCTCGGCCACGAGCTGCCCTGGAGCGCGTCCCTCTGCGCGACGGCGCTGCTCGAGGAGGAGGTGGTCGAGATCGCGCAGACCGTCGGCCGGGCCCTCGTCCAGCACTACGGCGTGCGCCCGGAGTGGGGCGGCCAGAACTACACCGTGCACCAGGCGATCGAGAAGGAGGAGTCGGGCGAGACGAAGAAGACCATCCTCAAGCACCTGCGCACGTCCGAGGACCGGCGCGCCGCCGAGTCGGCGATGCGCGAGATGCACCGGCTGCTCCAGGCGTACGCGGAGGGGCTCGCGCGCCGGCACCTCCGCTGAGACGCCCCGCTCAGACGGTCGTGAGCTCGGCCGTCCGCCTCGCGAGAGCCATACCGCCATGCGCCAGGCTCTCGACGATTCCCACCAGTGAGTGGAGATCGACCGGCTTCTCGAGGTGATACTGGAAGCCCGCGCGCTGGGCGGTCGCCCGGTGCTCCGGTCCGTGGAGCCCCGTGAGGGCGGCGGCGGGGATCGCGCCCCCGCGCTCCGGGGACAGCGCGCGAACCTGGCCGATGAGCCAGTAGCCGCCCTTGTCCGGCATCTCCAGGTCGCTGATCAGGACGTCCGGGCGCTCGCGCGTCACGGCGTCGAGCGCCGCTTCGGCGCTGCCGACGGCCGTCACCGCGGCGCCGTGCTCCCCGAGGATGTCGGCGAGCATCTCCCGGATGACCGCCGAGTCGTCGACGACCAGCACGCGGACCCCGTCGAGACACGCCAGGACGTCGGAGCCGGCGCGCGCGGCGACGCTACCGAGCATGGCGCTGATATCGCGTCGGGTGCGGCGCCAGCGGCCTGGCCGGCCCTCGCTCCTCCGGGTGCGAGCGGCGGGACGTGAACCAGTCGAGGACGAGCAGCGTGATGAGGGCGAGGGCCGCGTACAGGATCAGGCGGTAGAGAGGGGCGAATTCGCTCATCTCGACTCCAGCATGGCCCGCGGACGGCCGCGAGCGTATTAGGCATTCACCCGAATCGGGGCGAGGAAAATCCCCAAGGCGGTTCTAGCGCCTGACCACCGCCCAGCCGAAGACCGCGAGATCCTTCGACACGTCGCGCATCCGGCGCTCCCGGCGCCGACGGTCGAGCGCCACGGGCTTCCGGAGCTGGCGCCGCTCGCCGGCCCGGCGGTCGACGATGACCTCCACGGTCGCCCTCGTGAACGCGCGCTGACTGGCGAAGACGTGCTTCAGGTACTCGAAGCGCGCCGAGTCCGTGCTCGACACGATGATGAGCAGATGCGGCATATACGGGACCGGGCCGGCGATGTCCGTCTCCCGCAACAGGCCCATACCCTTAACACCTTCTCCTTGATCGCGTGATCTCATCTCGCGTATCCCGACTCTACGCGGCGCGGGTGCCTTCCGGAAATAAGGCAAATACCCTAACGAGACGGGGGTTTCCCCGTTCCCGCTCAGGGCAACACCTGATTTGAGTTCGACGCCGCTGAACCTACAGTCCAGCCAGCCAGTCGGCCGATGGGCTCTTGATGAGCCGGGGAGGGAAGCGGCGATGCCGCAGGAGAGCTTGCACCCCTGGAAGCTCACGGTGATCGTGATGGGCCTGGTCGTGGGAACTTCGCTCGTGACCGGGTTCGTCGTCGTCAACTGGACGGACCCCGACCCGGTCCATATCGCCGCCAGACCTCGAGCGGCGGGCGCGCCCACGGCGCTCGTCGCCGAGCGCCTGGCGCTCCCGACGCGGGAGGTCGTCGCCGCCTGCAACCGGTACGCGGCCGCCCAGGTGAGCGAGCGGGGCAAGACCGAGGGGGTTGCGAGGGACGCGGCGGACGGCGCTGCCGTGGGCGCCGGCAAGGGCGCGGCGATCGGCGGCGGCGTCGGTGCCGGCGGGGGCGCCCTTTACGGCGTCAACGAGAACAAGAGGCGCGACGAGCGTTATCGGGATGCGTACGCGACGTGCATGCGCTCGCTCGGCTACACGGGCTGAAGGCGGGCATATCGCGCGTCGGGACCCCGTCATGCCGCAGGATCACCCGCGCGTCCCTAGAACATGCCGTTCGTGTTGGCGGCCTTCTCGGGGATCGGCTGCACGACGTCCCAGTGCTCGACGATCTTGCCGTTCTCGAGCTTGAAGATGTCCACGATGGCGTTGCCGCGCGTCCCGGGCTCCCGGACCGCGTGGACGTGCAGGATCACGTAGTCGCCGTCGGCGAACACCCGCTTGATCTCGCTCTTGGAGTTGGGGAACTTCTCGCGCAAGAACCGGAGGAAGGCGCGGAACCCCTCGGGCCCGTCGGCCGCGTTCGGGTTGTGCTGGGTGTAGCGCGTGCCGAAGTACCGCGCGGCCGCCTCGAAGTCCTTCTGGTTGAGCGCTTTCTCGTAGAACTCCAGCACGGTCTTCTTGTTCGCCTCCTGCTGCGGCCCGTCGGCGGCGTGGGCCGACGGCGCCGCGAGGGCGAGCGTGGCCGCGGCGAGGGCGAGCGCGAGGGTCGTCATGGAGCGCTCCTTCCGGCTCAGAGCAGGGTGCACGCTTCGTCGAAGTCGAGACGCGGCAGCTTCGGCAGGACCTTGGCGGGATCGCCGTGGCCCACGTTGCACAGGAAGTTGGACTTGACGCGGCCGTCCGGGAAGAACTCCGCGTCCACCTTGGCGTTGTCGAAGCCCGACATCCCGCCGACGTCGAGGCCGCGCGCGCGCGCCGCGAGCATGAAGTACGCGCCCTGGAGCGTGCCGTTGCGGAAGGCGGTGGTCTCCGCCAGGACCGGGTTGGCCTTGTACGGGTTCGCCATCTCGGGCTTGTGCGCGAAGAGCTTCGTCGGGAGCCATTCGTAGAAGCGCGTGTCGTAGCCGATGATCACGGTCACCAGCGCCGCCTTCGTCTTGTCCACGTTGCCCGGGCTGAGCGCGGGCAGCAGGCGCGCCTTCGCCTCCGGCGTCCGGAGGAAGAGGAAGCGGGCCGGGCAGGAGTTGGCGCTGGTCGGCCCGAGCTTCACGATCTCGTAGATCTCCCGGAGCTGATCGTCCGTGACCGGCGTGGGGAGCCAGCCGTTCTGCGTCCTGGCCTCGCGGAAGAGGAGATCGAGCCCCGCGTCGTCGAGCGTCTTTCGCACGTGGTCCTCCTGGGTGTCGTCAGCTGGTTCGCGCGTCCCGGATGGCCCGCCACACGCGCGCGGCCGTCGCCGGCATGTCGAGCCGGCGGACGCCGAGCGGCGCGAGCGCGTCCATGACCGCGTTCATCACCGCCGGCAGCGCCCCGACGGTGCCCGCCTCGCCGGCCCCCTTGGCGCCGAGCGGGTTGAGCTTCGTCGGCACCGGGTTGCTCTCGATGTGCATGTCGGGGAGCGTGTCGGCGCGCGGGAGCGCGTAGTCCATGAACGAGGCGGTCAGGAGCTGGCCGGACTCCGGCTCGTACACGACCTCCTCCATCAACGCCTGGCCCACGCCCTGCGCCACGCCGCCGTGGATCTGGCCCTTGAGCGTCAGCGGATTGATCACGGTGCCCACGTCGTCCACGACCACGTAGCCGACGAGCGCGACGGCGCCGGTGTCCGGGTCGATCTCGACCTCGCACGCGTGGCAGCCGTTGGGCCACGTGTCCTGCTTGGGCGCGAACGTCCCCGTCTCGTAGAGCCCGGGCTCGAGGCCGGGCGGGAGCCGCCCGGGCTGGAAGGCGGCCCGGACGACGTCCTTCAGGACGACGGCGCGATCCGTGCCCACCACCGCGAACCGGCCCTCGGCGAACACGATGTCCACCTCGGCCGCCTCCAGCAGGCGCGCCGCGATCTTCTTCCCCTTCGCGATGACCTTGTCGGCGGCCGTCCAGAGCGCGGTGCCGCCGATGACCGTCGAGCGCGAGCCCATGGTGCCCATCCCGAACGCGACCCGGTCCGTGTCGCCGTCGATGTACCGGACGTCGGCGGGGTCGAGGCCGAGCCGCTCGTGGAGGATCTGCTTGAACGTCGTCTCGTGGCCCTGCCCCTGGCTCTTCGTGCCCATGAAGATGGTCGCGCTGCCGCTCGGGGTGAAGCGGATCTCGGCGAACTCGGGCTGCGGGCCCGCCGCCCGCTCGATCGCGTTGACGACGGCGAGGCCCCGCAGCCGGCCGCGGCGGCGCGCCGCCTCGCGCCGCGCGGCGAAGCCGGCGACGTCGGCGAGCTTCAGCGCGTCGTCCATGTTCTTCTCGAACTCGCCGCAGTCGTAGGTCACGCCGAGCGGGTTCTTGTACGGCATGGCCGACGACGGGATGAGATTCTTCCGCCGCAGCTCCACCGGGTCCATGCCGAGCTCGCGGGCGGTGTCGTCGATCAGCCGCTCGATGACGTACGTCGCCTCCGGCCGGCCGGCCCCGCGGTACGGCGCCGTCGAGTTGGTGTTGCTGAGGACGCAGGTCACGTGGACGTGCGCGGCGGGGAACGCATAGACGCCGACGAGCGTGACGACGTTGGTGAACGTGGCGAGCAGGTTGCGGTCCGAGGAGACGTAGGCGCCGACGTTGGCGAGGGTCCGGACGCGGAGGCCGAGGAAGCGGCCCTCGCCGTCGAGCGCCAGCTCGGCCTCGCTGACGTTGTCGCGCGCGTGCTCGTCGGCCGGAATCGCCTCGCGGCGCTCGCACACCCACTTGACGGGCCGGCCGAGCTTTCGCGCGGCCCACAGGACGAGCCGGTGCTCCGGATACTGCCAGCCCTTCGTCCCGAAGGCGCCGCCGACATCGCCCGCGATGACGCGGATCTGGTGCTCGGGGATCCTGAAGATGTTGCTCGCCAGCGCGTTGCGCACGCGGTGCGGGTACTGGACGTCGGCGTACAGGGTGTACCGCTCCTCGCCGGGGTCCCAGACGCCGAGCGCGCCCCGCGGCTCCATGAACTGCGCGTGCACGCGCGTGATCACGTAGCGGCGGCGGACCACGCGCGCCGCCCGCGCGAAGGCCGCGTCGGCGGCCGCCCGGTCGCCGGCCTCGAAGACGTTGGAGACGTTGTCGGGACACTCGTCCCACACCGGCGGGCTGCCGGGCGCCGCGGCGTCCGCCGTCCCGGTCACGGCCGGCAGCGGCTCGTACTCGACCCGGACCAGCTCGGCCGCGTCCTCGGCCTGCGCGTGGGTCTCCGCGACCACCAGCGCGACGGGGTCGCCGACGTACCGCACCCGGTCCGTGGCGAGGCCGCGATGCGGCGGGGCGAACATCGGCGAGCCGTCGGGACGCTTGCGCGAGAGCGTCATCGTCATCGTGCCGAGCCCGTCGCGCGCGAGGTCGGCGCCCGTGAGCACCGCGAGGACACCGGGCGCCGCCGCGGCCGCGGCCGGGTCGACCGCCCGGATCCGCGCGTGGGCGTGCATCGAGCGCACGACGACGGCGTGGGCCTGGCCGGGAAGGTTCACGTCCGCGTGGAAGCGGCCCTCGCCGCGCAGGAGCCGGACGTCCTCGAACCGCTTGATCCCCTGTCCGATCCCGAACTGCCCCACTACAGGACGTCGTGCGCGAGCTGCGAGATGCTCATGTCCCGCTCCTCCGGGGCGCCCGTCGTGGGTCGCCCGCGCCGGGAGCGATCCTGCTCTGTGGGCGCGGTGGAGTCAAGCGTGGGCGACGAGGCGGACTAGGCTTGCGCGATCCGGCTCACGCGTGGAGCATCAGGGCGGGCACCGGCGCCCGGCGCGCCACCCGCGCCGCCACGCCGGGCCGGAGCGCGCGGCGCAGGCGTCCCCGAGCCGACGCCGCGAGCGCGATCAGATCGGCGCCGAACGCGTCGGCCTCGAGCAGGATCTCCTCGGCCGGCTCGCCGAAGCGGACGACGCGCTCCACGGGAACGCCGTCGAGCTCGGCCTCGATCCGGCCGAGGTCGTCGAGTCCCTCGGACGTCAGGCGGGCCATCTCCTGATCGGTGTACGCGATCGTCCGCCCCCGCGGCCCGGTCACCCGGTCCGGGACCGGGAACACGCGGAGGAGGCGGACGGTCGCCCCGGCGCCGCGCGCCAGGGCCGCGACGAGTGGGACGATCGCCTCGCTGCGCGCGCGCGGGCCGATCGGTGCCAGGATCCGCTTTGCCATCGTGTTGAACCTCCACGATTGCGATGCGGACGCGCGGCGGATGGATTCAGGCGGCTACGCCGCGTCGCCTCGCGGCGCGAGCGAGAACGCGGAGCGCTCCGCGTTGCACACGGGATTGAGCTCGAGGATCAGCTCCGTCTCGCGCGCCAGACGGCGTGGATGCTCGGGGACGATCTCGTACGCGCAGAGCGTCGGCTCGTGCCGGACGATCCGGTCGTCGGCCCGGGTGAGGTGGTCGAGCATGCGGGCGCGGAGGTCCGCCGAGGCGCCGACGTAGATCGACCGCTCGTTCGGCCGGTACAGGACGTACACGCCGGGCCGCGGCGGCACGCTCTTCCTGACCGAGAACGGGTTGAACGTGATCCCATTCGTTCCCTGCCACGGCATCGACGTACCTCCCGCGCTTACGCGCTCTCGACCAGCGCCACGGACGACTCGGACTCCGCCCCGCGCGGCTCGCCCGGCTCCTCCGCCGTGCCGCGCGCCCACGCGCGCCCCGCCGCGCCCAGCGGCACCGCCGCGACGCCGCTCGCCCCGAGATCGAGCAGTTGCAGGCAGCGCACGTCCGCGAAGCGCAACTCCTCGACGCCGCGCCGGAAGAACCGCGTGAACCGCTGCGCCGCGAAGAGGAGCCGGAGCGGCTGCTCCGGCGAGATGCGCGCCGCCGGGAAGAGCTTCCGGAGTACGTCGGGATTCTCCCGGCACCACCAGTAGGCGTCCACGGCGCGGAGGTACATCCGCGCGTCGGCCGTGAGGCCGACCGCGACGAGGACGAGCGAGCCCTTCGCGTCCAGCGCCACGAGGTCCACCACCGAGCGGCCGATGGCGAAGCGGGAGTCCACGACGCGGAGGCCGGGCTCGAGCGCCTCCACGTTCTCCTCGACCAGCTTCCGCAGCCCGCTCGCGTGGAGCTGCACGAGCGACTTCGGAATCGCGCCCAGCACCCCGAGCCCGCGCGTCGCCTGCGCGAGCGCCGGCTCGCTGCGCTCCGTCAGCAGGATCACCGGGACCACCGGATCCACCGTCCGCAGGCCGCGCAGGACCTCCACGTCGGCCAGTCCCGAGATACCGAGGAGCACGAGGTCGGGGCGACTCTCGGAGAGAATGATGAGCGCGTCGCCCGCGTGCACGGCGGTCTCCACCTGGAATCCCTGGCGCGCGTAGCAGTCAGCCATCTCGTCGAGGACCGCCACGTCGTCGTCGATGATCAGCATCCGCGTGTGAAGACCCTTCAGCGTTCCGCCTCCGGTCAGCGTCTGCGGCACCATGGCGTCACGGTAGTCGTTGGGGACTTCCCGCGGAATTCGGCGAACGCCTCAGGCCGCACGGGGGAATACCCTGAGGGGGCCCCGGCGAGTCACCGAGGACGCGACCGACGGCGATCCGGACGGCGTCGGGCCCGCCGCGCCGGCCCCGTGGGAGATGCCCAGCGTCCTTTTGCAGTATTCGCCGGATTGTTCCGGGATCCCGTTTCGGAGCAAGGTCGAGGCACGAAGTCGATTCGCCTGCGGAGGGGCCGCGTGGGCTGAGACACATCAATAAAATCGTGCTCTCGGACGATTCCGGAAGCCTCCCCGTGATGCTGGACATCGCGAAGTCGAGCCCGGCGCCCGACGGCCGACCCTCCTGAGGGTTTTTCCAGACCTGGATTCAGGTAAACACCTGATAGGAGACCACCTCACGTGCGTTAGATTTGCGCGGGTGATCCTCTGACAGGAGGTGCGCGAATGAGCAAGACCACTCGGGATCTGGCAAGCACGGCCACCGCGGAGCCGAGGCTCGAGTCCACCGCCTCGCGGCTCCGCGAGCTGGTCGCGCACCTGCGCCAGCAGCGCGCCCAGCTGCGCGAGGAGTGGGCGCGGCTGATCACCGAGGCCAAGCTGCTGACCGCGATGACGAAGGAAGAGATCTTCGCGGAGGCGACCTCGGTCTACGACAACTACGTCGAGGCCCTCGAGACCGGCACGTACGAGGCGCTGCAGACCTACGCGCGGAACCTCTCCGAACGCATCATCCCCCGAGGCGTCGAGACGCACGAGGTCGTCGGGATCGTGCTCCTCCTCCGCGACGTGCTCGCGCGCTCGCTGTTCGCGAAGTACCAGGAGGACTTCGCCGAGCTGAACCGCATCCTGGACGCGTACGAGCCCGCCGCCAACCGGATCGCGATCACGGTGGCCGTCGGCTTCGTCCAGGAGCGCGAGCGGATCATCCGCGAGCAGCAGGAGGCCATCCGCGAGCTGTCGACCCCGGTGCTCCAGGTCCGCGAGCGCCTCCTGATTCTCCCGATCATCGGCGTCATCGACCCGCAGCGCGCGCGCCAGCTGACCGAGCAGCTCCTCCGGGGCATCCGGACCAACCGCGCCAAGGTCGTCGTGCTCGACATCACTGGCGTGCCGTACATCGACTCGCCCGTCGCGAACCACCTGGTGCAGACGGTCGAGGCGGCGCGGCTCCTCGGCGCGACCGTCATCGTCACCGGTCTTTCGCCCGAGATCGCCCAGACCCTTGTTAATATCGGTGTGGACCTGGGCAAGATGAACACGGTCGGCGACCTCCAGGGCGGTATCGAAGAGGCGGAGCGCCTGCTGGGTTACAAGGTCGTCCTGATGCGGGAGCCGGCGGCCGAGCCGGTCTAAGAGAGAGGGCTCTCGATGCAGGTCCCGATCCTCAAGCAGGGACCCTATCTGATCGCGACGGTCCAGTCCGCGCTCACGGACGACGACCTGAAGCAGCTCCGCGACACGCTGGTGGACCAGATCAGCCAGGTGCGCGCGCGGGGCGTCATCGTGGACGTCACGGCGCTGGACGTCATCGACTCGTTCGCGACGCGCACGCTGCGCGACATCGCCCACATGATCAGGCTCCGCGGCGCGGAGACCGTCATCGTGGGCATCCAGCCGGAGGTCGCGTTCTCGATGGTCAAGCTGGGCCTCACCCTGGAGGGTATCGCGACGTCGCTGGACCTGGAGGAAGGGCTTAAGTACCTCTATCGAAGCGCCAAGGGGAAGGTCCGGGAGCATGAAGGGCGCACTCATCGCTGATGAAGTGCGGGTCGCTATCGAGTCAGACGCCGACATCGTCTCGGCCCGGCAGAAGGGGCGAGAACTGGCGGCGCAGTGCGGGTTCCCGTCCACCGAGCTCGCCGTCGTCGCCACCGCGATCTCCGAGCTGGCCCGGAACATCGTCCGCTACGCGGTCCGCGGGGAGATCACCCTCCGGCTGATCGACAATCTCGACGGGAAGAAGGGCGTCGAGGTCGTCGCCGCCGACGACGGCCCCGGAATCCCGGACCTCACCCTCGCGATGCAGGACGGCTACTCCACCTCAGGGAGCCTCGGCCTCGGTCTGCCCGGCGTGCGCCGGCTCATGGACGATTTCGACATCGTCTCCGAGTTCGGCAAGGGGACCACGGTTACGGTCCGCAAATGGAAACGGTAAAGACCGAGCTGATCGACTGGGCGGTCGCCGGGTCCATCCTGCCCGGGCAGCCCGAATCCGGCGACCAGCACCTCGTCAAGCTGACGCCCGAGGGCGTGCTCGTGGCCGTCGTGGACGGCCTGGGCCACGGCGTCGAGGCCGCCGAGGCCGCACGCGCGGCCGTGAGGTCGCTCGAGCGCCAGGGCTCGCAGACGATGATCGCGCTCGTCAGGGGCTGCCACGGCGCGCTGGCCGGCACCCGCGGCGTGGTCATGAGCGTCGCCGCGTTCAACGCGCGCGACGAGACGCTGACGTGGGTCGGCGTGGGCAACGTCGAGGGCCTGCTGCTGCGCGCCCAGGCCGCGGTGAATCCGCGGCGCGAGTCGCTGCTCCTGCGGGGCGGGGTGGTCGGCGTGCATCTGCCCGCGCTTTCGGCGGCGATCCTCCCGCTGATGCGCGGCGACACGCTCATCTTCGCGACGGACGGCATCCGGAACGACTTCGTCCTGGCGCCGCTGGCCCAGGGCGAGTCGCCGAAGCCGCTCGCCGACTACATCCTCACGCACTGGAGCCGGGGCATCGACGACGCGCTCGTGGTCGTCGCCCGCTGGATGGGAGCTGGGGCGTGAACGCGGAGCTGCGGGAGCTCGCGGCGGAGTACGCCCGCACGCTCCAGGGGTACATGGCCGGGCGCGGCGAGGCGGCGCTCCAGCAGGCGTACGAGCTGGGGCGGCAGGCGCTCGCCAAGGGGCTCGGCATCCTGGACATGGCGACGATCCAGTCCTGGGGCTTGCTGCGCGCGCTGTCGAAGAGCCGCACGGTCCAGGACGGGTCACGGACCCTCCGCGCCGGCCAGAAGCTCTGCGTCGAGAGCCTGCTGCCTTTCGAGATGTCGCACCGGCGCGTGCAGGAGACCAACACGGCGCTGCGCGAGTCCGAGCAGCGCTACCGCAACCTCGTCGACACCGCCCGCGACGTCATCTACACGCTCTCGCGCGACGGGCACCTGCGATCGCTGAACCCGGTCTTCGAGACGCTCACGGGCTGGTCGCGGACGGAGTGGCTCGGCAAGGAGTTCATGCCGCTCGTCCATCCCGACGACGTGCCGCGCGCGACCGCCCAGTTCCAGGCCGTGCTCGGGGGACAGGTCCCGCCGGTGTTCGAACTGCGGATCCTGTCGAAGTCGGGCGGGCACATCCCGGGCGAGTTCGTGGCGACGCCGCAGATGCAGGACGGCCAGATCGTCGGCGTCCTCGGTATCGCGCGCGATATCAGCGACCGCAAGCGCGCCGAGGAGGCGCTCCGCCATCTGAACGAGGCCCTCGAGGAGGAGGTCAAGCGGATCGCCCACGCGCTCCACGACGAGGCCGGCCAGCTCCTGGCGTCCGTGCACATCGTGCTCGCCGACATCACACGCGACCTCCCGCCCAGCGCGTCGCAGCGCCTGGACGAGGTGCGCGGGCTCCTCAACAAGATCGAGGAGCAGCTGCGGCATCTCTCCCACGAGCTGCGCCCGACGATCCTCGACGACCTCGGGCTCCATCCGGCGCTCGAGTTCCTGGCCGACGGCGTCTCGAAGCGCACCGGGCTCAGGATCTTCGTGGACGGGACGCCGGGGACGCGGCTCCCGCCGGCGACCGAGACCGCGCTCTACCGCATCGTCCAGGAGGCACTGACGAACGTGACGAAGCACGCGCAGGCGGGCCGCGTCGCGATCACCTTCGCGCGCGAGGGCCGCTTCCTGCGCTGCTCCGTCCACGACGACGGCGCGGGGCTGGACGCGGCCACGCTGGCGCGGCGGGGGCGCCGCGGCCTCGGGCTCCTCGGGATCCAGGAGCGCCTCAACGCCGTCCGCGGTACGCTGGAGATCGTCTCGGCCCCCGGGCGCGGGACCGAGCTCCTCATCACCGTTCCTGTGGAGGGCACAAGTGCCGACCCGGATTCTGCTCGCCGATGACCATCTGATCGTGCGCCAGGGTCTGCGGGCCCTTCTCGAAACGGAAGGGTTCGAGATCATGGGGGAGGTCGGAGACGGCCAGGAGGCCACGAAGCTCGCGCGGCAGCGCTGCCCCGACGTGGCGGTCATGGACTTCGCCATGCCGGTGCTGAACGGGCTCGACGCCGCGCGCGAGCTCCTGAAGATCTGTCCGCGCGCGAAGGCGATCCTCCTGACGATGCACACCGAGGACCACTACGTTCTCGAGTCGCTCCGCGCCGGCGTCAAGGGCTACGTCGTGAAGACGCAGGCGGCCGCGGACCTCGTCCGCGCGATCCACGAGGTGCAGCGGGGCATGGTGTACCTGAGCCCCGGCATCTCGCAGACCATCGTGCAAGCGTACCTGACCAAATCGGAGATGCCGCCGGATCCGCTGTCACCGCGCGAGCGCGAGGTGCTGCAGCTCATCGCCGAGGGCAAGACCACAAAGGAGGTCGCCGGGCTCCTCGGGATCAGCTTCAAGACCGCCGAGTCCCACCGGATGCGGATCATGCGGAAGGTGGACGTCCACGAGACCGCCGGCCTCGTCCGCTACGCCGTGCGCCGAGGGCTGATCCAGCCCTAGGCGCGCCCGCCCCCCGGGCGGTCCCCGCCCGGATATAGGGGTTTTTCCTGCGTCCATTTGCAGCGCGTCCCTGATTTCCCCTGCCGGCCGTCGTGTTTACGCTCATCTCGTCATGGCTATCCGAGTGCTCTTGGCTGACGATCACCAGATCGTTCGGCAGGGGCTGAAGGGTCTCCTGCAGCGCGAGGCTTCGAGGTCACCGACGAGGCCGCGAACGGGCAGGAGGCGGTCCGCATGGCGCGGGAGCGCTGCCCGGACGTCGCCGTCCTCGACTATGCGATGCCGGTGATGAACGGCGTCGGCGCGGCGCGCGAGATCCTCCGGCTCTGCCCGCGCACGAAAGTGATCCTCCTCACGGTGCACACCGAGGACCACTACGCGTTCGAGGCCCTGCGCGCGGGCATCAAGGGTTACGTCGTGCAGAGCGAGGCCGCCGCGGACCTGGCCCGCGCGATCAACGAGGTCGCCCGCGGCAAGACCTACCTGACTCCGGGCATCTCACGCGCGGCGCTGGAGGCGTACGCGGACAGGGCTACGGGCCGAACGGCAGCTCGAGCGTGAACACCGCGCCGCCCCCGGGGCGGTTCGCGGCGCGCAGGGAGCCCTCGTGACGCTCGACGATGGCGTAGGAGAGCCAGAGGCCGAGCCCGGTGCCCTCGCCCGGCGCCTTCGTCGTGAAGAACGCGTCGAAGATCCGCGGGAGCGCGTCCGCCGGGATGCCGGGCCCGGTGTCGAGGACCTC
Coding sequences within:
- a CDS encoding universal stress protein, producing the protein MAKRILAPIGPRARSEAIVPLVAALARGAGATVRLLRVFPVPDRVTGPRGRTIAYTDQEMARLTSEGLDDLGRIEAELDGVPVERVVRFGEPAEEILLEADAFGADLIALAASARGRLRRALRPGVAARVARRAPVPALMLHA
- a CDS encoding GIY-YIG nuclease family protein, whose translation is MPWQGTNGITFNPFSVRKSVPPRPGVYVLYRPNERSIYVGASADLRARMLDHLTRADDRIVRHEPTLCAYEIVPEHPRRLARETELILELNPVCNAERSAFSLAPRGDAA
- a CDS encoding response regulator encodes the protein MLGSVAARAGSDVLACLDGVRVLVVDDSAVIREMLADILGEHGAAVTAVGSAEAALDAVTRERPDVLISDLEMPDKGGYWLIGQVRALSPERGGAIPAAALTGLHGPEHRATAQRAGFQYHLEKPVDLHSLVGIVESLAHGGMALARRTAELTTV
- a CDS encoding STAS domain-containing protein, whose amino-acid sequence is MSKTTRDLASTATAEPRLESTASRLRELVAHLRQQRAQLREEWARLITEAKLLTAMTKEEIFAEATSVYDNYVEALETGTYEALQTYARNLSERIIPRGVETHEVVGIVLLLRDVLARSLFAKYQEDFAELNRILDAYEPAANRIAITVAVGFVQERERIIREQQEAIRELSTPVLQVRERLLILPIIGVIDPQRARQLTEQLLRGIRTNRAKVVVLDITGVPYIDSPVANHLVQTVEAARLLGATVIVTGLSPEIAQTLVNIGVDLGKMNTVGDLQGGIEEAERLLGYKVVLMREPAAEPV
- a CDS encoding response regulator translates to MVPQTLTGGGTLKGLHTRMLIIDDDVAVLDEMADCYARQGFQVETAVHAGDALIILSESRPDLVLLGISGLADVEVLRGLRTVDPVVPVILLTERSEPALAQATRGLGVLGAIPKSLVQLHASGLRKLVEENVEALEPGLRVVDSRFAIGRSVVDLVALDAKGSLVLVAVGLTADARMYLRAVDAYWWCRENPDVLRKLFPAARISPEQPLRLLFAAQRFTRFFRRGVEELRFADVRCLQLLDLGASGVAAVPLGAAGRAWARGTAEEPGEPRGAESESSVALVESA
- a CDS encoding nuclear transport factor 2 family protein — translated: MTTLALALAAATLALAAPSAHAADGPQQEANKKTVLEFYEKALNQKDFEAAARYFGTRYTQHNPNAADGPEGFRAFLRFLREKFPNSKSEIKRVFADGDYVILHVHAVREPGTRGNAIVDIFKLENGKIVEHWDVVQPIPEKAANTNGMF
- a CDS encoding iron-containing redox enzyme family protein, whose amino-acid sequence is MTTEEWFDALTAELLAQSPFRRSEYFKRFASGALPREAVWSHIAQHYLLIAWFPRIFSGIHTRCEDFEVRKDCARHLLVEDLGYFDGRVGGTPDHDELFRRIGDDLGYPRDVYAGIEPVPEMAAIIDFFRRLGHELPWSASLCATALLEEEVVEIAQTVGRALVQHYGVRPEWGGQNYTVHQAIEKEESGETKKTILKHLRTSEDRRAAESAMREMHRLLQAYAEGLARRHLR
- a CDS encoding xanthine dehydrogenase family protein molybdopterin-binding subunit, translating into MGQFGIGQGIKRFEDVRLLRGEGRFHADVNLPGQAHAVVVRSMHAHARIRAVDPAAAAAAPGVLAVLTGADLARDGLGTMTMTLSRKRPDGSPMFAPPHRGLATDRVRYVGDPVALVVAETHAQAEDAAELVRVEYEPLPAVTGTADAAAPGSPPVWDECPDNVSNVFEAGDRAAADAAFARAARVVRRRYVITRVHAQFMEPRGALGVWDPGEERYTLYADVQYPHRVRNALASNIFRIPEHQIRVIAGDVGGAFGTKGWQYPEHRLVLWAARKLGRPVKWVCERREAIPADEHARDNVSEAELALDGEGRFLGLRVRTLANVGAYVSSDRNLLATFTNVVTLVGVYAFPAAHVHVTCVLSNTNSTAPYRGAGRPEATYVIERLIDDTARELGMDPVELRRKNLIPSSAMPYKNPLGVTYDCGEFEKNMDDALKLADVAGFAARREAARRRGRLRGLAVVNAIERAAGPQPEFAEIRFTPSGSATIFMGTKSQGQGHETTFKQILHERLGLDPADVRYIDGDTDRVAFGMGTMGSRSTVIGGTALWTAADKVIAKGKKIAARLLEAAEVDIVFAEGRFAVVGTDRAVVLKDVVRAAFQPGRLPPGLEPGLYETGTFAPKQDTWPNGCHACEVEIDPDTGAVALVGYVVVDDVGTVINPLTLKGQIHGGVAQGVGQALMEEVVYEPESGQLLTASFMDYALPRADTLPDMHIESNPVPTKLNPLGAKGAGEAGTVGALPAVMNAVMDALAPLGVRRLDMPATAARVWRAIRDARTS
- a CDS encoding malonic semialdehyde reductase, translated to MRKTLDDAGLDLLFREARTQNGWLPTPVTDDQLREIYEIVKLGPTSANSCPARFLFLRTPEAKARLLPALSPGNVDKTKAALVTVIIGYDTRFYEWLPTKLFAHKPEMANPYKANPVLAETTAFRNGTLQGAYFMLAARARGLDVGGMSGFDNAKVDAEFFPDGRVKSNFLCNVGHGDPAKVLPKLPRLDFDEACTLL